TGGCTGCCATGCCCGGATTGTCTCGAACGCGGCTGAATCACGATGCCGCATCCATAAGGCTGCACGGTGAAAAACGATCACTGACGCCGTGGCGATGGAGGCGTGTGAACTGGGTTGACCTGGCCGACCAAATTGGGCGCCTTCGAAAGCAGTGACTCCAACGATACTCGCGATGCCGATCCGCTGGACGTCGTTCGTCGGCTTGAACGCCGTGGCTGACGTTTCTGCGGGACAGCGGAGTCGGATATCTGTCGCCGGACCGGACGCTGCCAACGCTGTCCGGCGGTGAAGCTCAGCGAGTCGCGCTGACGGCGGCGTTTGGTTCCGGCCTGATTCACACGCTGTATGTTCTGGACGAACCGACGTCCGGTCTGCATCACTCCGATACGCAGAAGATCATTGCGGCGGCCAGACGTCTGCAGGAACCGGGCAATACGGTTGTCGTGGTTGAACACGATCCGGACTTCATCGAAGCGGCGGACGAAGTCATCGAAATCGGCCCGGCCGCCGGTCAGGACGGCGGTACCGTTGTCTTTCAGGGAACGCCCGCCGAACTGCTTCGATCAAACACCGTCACCGGACGTTCGCTGGCCGCGGCTCGCGAGATGCAGCGGCGCGCGAACGGGACTCCTTCGCGGCCCGTTGACACTGAACCGCCGACAGCGAAGGTTCCGCAGAAGAAGGAGCGTTCGGAAACTCGCTGGCTGAAACTTCGCAACGTGAACTGCCACAACATACGCGGGCTGGACGTCGACATCCCGCTCGGGACGATCTGCGCGGTGACGGGCGTGAGCGGCAGCGGGAAGAGTTCGCTGATTGCCGACGCTCTGTATCCGCATGTGGCTCGAATGCTGGGACAGGTCTGCGATCCTCCGTCGGACGCGTCGGTCGCATCGATTGACGGCGTGTCGCAGATCGGCGGTATCGAGATGCTGGACCAGTCGTCGCTGAAGACGTCCAGCCGCAGCGTTCCCGCGACGTATGTGGGAGCTTTCGACGATATCCGCGGGGTGCTGGCGGATACTCACGAAGCACGAAAGCGAAATTACAAAGCCGGCATGTTCAGCTTCAATTCGGCAAAGGGAGGCCGGTGCGAAAACTGCAGCGGGCTGGGTAGTGTGACGATCGAAATGCAGTTTCTGGCCGACATCGAAACCACCTGCGACGTCTGCGGCGGAAAACGGTTTCGAGCGGACGTGCTGGAAGTGCGTTATCGCGATCGGTCTGTGTGCGACATTCTGGACATGACCTCCGATGACGCATTCACGTTCTTCAACGGGCATCGACGCATCCAGCAGCGGCTGAATTCGCTGCGGCAGGCGGGGCTGGGCTACGTGCGACTCGGCCAGCCGATTTCGACTCTGTCAGGAGGAGAATGCCAGCGTCTGCGAATCGCGTCGCTGCTTGCGGGAACGGACGCGTCCGCCGAGTCCCCCCGAACGGCCGGAAAAGCGTCGTCCGCCGAATCCGCGGCGCTGGGGACACTGTTCATTCTGGACGAACCGTCTACCGGACTGCATTTGCACGACATCGATCAGTTGATGCAGTGTTTGAACCACCTTGTTGAGATCGGGCATTCCATCCTTGTGATCGAACACGATCAGTCACTGATTGCTCACGCGGACTACATCATCGAACTTGGCCCCGGCGCAGGAAAGTCCGGCGGCCGGATCATCTTCGCCGGACCACAAACAGGGCCGGATCTCGTGTCCTGACACGCCGCCCAACTCTCAACTCCGGACTCTCAACTCTGGACTCCTCCTCCCCCGCCATTTGACTTTCCGGAACAGCTTCGTAATCTGCTCTGCCATCATCTGGATGGCGCGGTGGTGAGTAGTTTTGATGTCACGGAAGGAGTCGCTCTTGGCTGCTGCAAAGTGGATTGAACGGAACGAAATGCTGCAGAATCAGGGAAACGACGCGTTCGGGTCTCTGATTCAATTGTGCGGACGCCAGTTGGCGGACGCCGTCGAAGCGGACGATTTGGGGGAGTTCCTGCACCGTCAGTTGGCGGAGCTGGCGTCGGAATTGGCGGCACAGTGGGTCGCGGTGCTGAAGCGAATACCCGGGCCGGCCTGGCAGACTCTGGCCGAACACGGGCGTCACTCGCTGTCCGAAAAGCCGGTTCGAATCTGGGACGAATCGCTCGAACGGGAATCCGCCACAATTCAGGACGTCAGCGGCGGCTGGAGCGTTTTTGCGTTTCCGCTGGACCGCGACAATGCGGTCGCGGACCTGTTGGTGGGAGCGACTCGAAGTCCTGACGGCCAGCTTGCGTCGGCCGGTTTTCTGGCGGCTCAGGCGTTAAGTCTGTCGGCCCGGCTGGCGGATCAGAATGTTCAGAACCTGCGACGTCTGGACCGGCTGAAATCGACGCTGGACATTGCGTCCAAGTTGTCATTGGCGGAGGAAAAGGCTCCTCTGCTGGAACTCATCGCCAGCGAAGCGACTCGCCTGCTGGACTGCGACCGAGCCAGCATATTTCTGTGGGATCGGGATCGCGGCGAAGTCGAAGCCCGGCCGGCGCTGGGAGTCCCCGGCGGTTCGCTGCGGCTGCCCGCGAACGAAGGGATTGTCGGCGATACGCTGCGAACCGGGCAGGCGGTCATCGTCGCCGACGCCTACGACGACCCGCGGTTCAACCAGGACGTCGATCGCAAAAGCGGTTATCGAACGCGCAATCTGGTCTGCGTCCCGCTGAAGGATTCGGACGGCACCATCGTCGGCGCTTTTGAATGCATGAACCGGCACAACGATCTTCCGTTCACGGATGAAGACGTCGAGTGCCTGCAGCAACTGGGAACTCAGGCGGCGGTGGCCGTTCGCAATCTGAAGGAACGCAGCCTGCTGCACCGCAGTCGCGACCAGTTGGCGGCTCAGGTCACGAGCAAAGTGCAGATCATCGGCGAAAGTTCGGCCATCGCGGCGCTGCGAGACACGATTCGCCGGCTGTCGATGACCGACCTTCCGGTGCTGGTCCTTGGCGAAAGCGGCACAGGCAAGGAAGTGGCCGCTCAGTCGCTGCACTACAACGGTCAGCGAGCGAACTCGCCGTTCGTCGCCGTCAACTGTGCGGCGCTGACGGAAACGCTGCTGGAAAGCGAACTATTCGGCCACGAACAGGGTGCCTTCACGGACGCTCGCGAAGCGCGGCAGGGCAAATTCGAACTGGCGGACGGCGGGACGCTGTTCCTTGACGAAATCGGCGACATGAGTCCCGGCGGCCAGGCAAAACTGCTGCGTGTGCTGGAACAGAAAGTCATCACGCGAGTCGGCGGGTCTCAGGCGATTCCGATCGATGTGCGGATCGTCGCCGCCACCAACGCCAACCTTGCGGAATCGGTGCGGGAAAAGAAATTCCGCGAAGACCTGTACTATCGGCTGAGCGTTGTGACTCTGGACCTGCCCGCTCTGCGCGACCGGCCGGAAGACATCCTTCCGCTGGCGGAGCATTTCCTGAAGCACTTTGCGACTCAGGCGCGGCGCCCGGCGCTGCAGTTCACGTCGGAAGCGCGCCGCCGGCTGCAGGCTCACACGTGGCCGGGCAACATTCGCGAACTGCGAAATCTGATGGAACGAGTCGCGTTTCTGTGTCCGCACGATCGCGTGGACGTCGACGATCTGGCCTTCATTCTGAGCCCCGGACAGAAGAGCGGCGATCAGCCGTCGCTGGACATGGGACTGGAAACCGCCACGCGCGTTTTTCAGCGGGACTTCATTCGCCGCTGCATTCGTCAGGTCAACGAAAACATGACCGACGCCGCGAAGCTGCTGGGCCTGCACCGGTCCAACCTGTATCGCAAGATGAAACAGCTGGAAATGAAGGAAGTCAGCGGGACGGAATGACCAGTCCGCCGTTCAACTCAGTCCCCGGCCGATGTAGAATGCGGTGCGGTCTTTCCAGGTAAATTACGTGAGGCATCTCATGGCGTCGGTCATTCATCAGCGTTTCTCCGTCGTGCAATACGACCGGATGATCGACGCGGGCATCATTGCCGAAGACGAACCAGTGGAACTGATTAACGGGGAGATCGTCCGGAAAATGCCCATCGGAAAGCGACATCTCGCAACCGTTAATCGCCTGACACAACTGCTCGTCAACCGGCTCGATTCACGGGCACAGGTCAGCACTCAGAATCCCGTGGTCTTCGAAGACAGTGAGCCGGAACCGGATATTTCGGTGCTGGCGTGGCGGGATGACTTCTATGCTTCCGGGAAGCCGCGAGCCGAAGATGTCGCGTTACTGATCGAAGTTGCCGACGCGTCTCTGGAATACGATCGCGACGTCAAGCGACCGCTGTACGCTCAGGCGCATATCGCGGATTTCTGGATCGTCAACCTGGTCAGTTCCGTGCTGGAAGTGCATCGTGATCCGCAGCCCGATGGATCGTACGCGTCCGAACAGTCGCTGGCTTCCGGCGATCTGGTGCGTCCACTGGCGTTTCCTGATCTGGAACTGCGCGTCGACGAGATGCTGGGAATCTGACGTCGCATGCCGGTTCGCTCGCATGCCCGAACGACGGTGTCGGTCCGATAACCGTGGCGGTTCCTGCGGGCACCTGCTTTTTGTATCCCGACGGTGTCCGGATAGAGTCCTGCGGAATAGCGAAGAAACATCGAACGCGAACGGCTGCTGGCCGGCCCGGCGGCATAAGCGATGTCCGTTACAGCACTGCCGAACGCGGCCTTCGCGCATGTGTGAAGTTGATGTGGCAGAACCGCGCAGGAAGCGTTGGCTTTCTGCTCAGCATTCTGCAGCTTGCCATCTACGCGGGCATGTTCGGACTGATGTCGCATCTGGTCAGTTCCGGCCGCGCGGAGGAACTGAATGAGCATTCCGCGGAGTCGTGGACCGTTGTCGTGCTGTTGCTGGCCGGTATGCTGACGACGGCGGTGGCGCTGTTTTTGTCGCTGTACGGTGCAATTCGCGGCGTCCCGAAGACTCCGGCGATTATTGGACTGTGCCTGTCGTTTTTCGTGGGAGCCACCGTGACATTTGTTCTGCTGATCGGCGCACTCAGCGGCGCGCAGGGCTAAGGTTCGATTGATGAGCAACGCGGAATCCGACCATTCGCAGCCCGCCTCCGCATCGCGATCAGCGGCGGCTGTCGGTGAGGCTCGGATCTCCAACACGGTCGCGGTGACGGGACTCGTCCTGACAGTGGTCGCCGCCGGACTGTACGTCCTGTTATTCGCCGCCGTGGGCTCGCTTCCGGGCGACCCGGAAGAATTCGGCGCCAGCGTGACGACCGCCGTGCAGGTTCGTCTGGTAGTCCTGGCCAGTGCCGCCGGAGTCGTCAACATCATCGGCCTGACATTGTGTGCCGTCGGACTGTTCCTGCCGGACCGGCCCCGAGTGCTGGCGGCAATCGGTTCCCTGGTGTCATTCCTGCTGCTGGCGGGAATTCTGGGCGTTCTGGCGATCGGCGTCGTCATGCAGAAGCCGTCGGCGCCGGTCGGAACAAACGCCGCCGCAATCCGGCTGTCAGCAGTCGAAGCCGCGACCTGAAGCCATGCTCTTTCGTTCCGGCGGGACCGGAGATCATGAGCAGCAGGAAATTGCGACATCACTTCTCGCTGAAGTGCCCGTGCTCAACACTGAAGGGCACCGCCATTTCCTGGATGAACAGAATAGGTTGCGGTGCCAACTTTCGTCGACCTGCGTCTGTTCGACAAGGAAAGTCAAGGCAGGTCACGGCAGATCGAATCTCAGGAGGTTTCCTGCACGACCCGGAAGTGCCAGACAAAGTTCTTGGCGTAGTTGCTGAGTCCCCAGCGGGCGTTGAAATGGACGACTCCCTTGCCGCCGGACAGCGACGTGTTGTTGGCATACCGGACGTGGTAGTCGGACTTGTTGCGCTTGTACTCCTGCACGAACGTCGTTTTGTTGCCGATGTTGACACCGGGAAAGAAGTACTGCAGCAGGGATCGATACGTCGAGTGGGTAATCTCCGTGCAGCCGCTGGCGGAATTCCCCAACTGGGCCGGTTCTCCCTGATCCTTCCAGGAATTGAAGTTGGTCCGCAATTCGTCTCGTGCTTCGATATAGGTGACAGCGGTCATGGAATGATCCTTTCTGTTTTCAAAGGCTGTGAGGGCTCCCGAAGGGCTCGACTTTGAACGCCGCGGGCATGCCGGGAACGATTGAACGAAGGTCCGCGGAATCCGCTCAGGTGATGGCAAACGGCGGAGCGTCGGACGGCCAGCCCGGCGGACAGCGATTCGGTGTTCAGCGCAACCGTGCCGCGTCAATTCAGCGACGACAGTTGCATTTGGCCTGCTGTTGGTGGCAGGTGGCACACGTCAGTTGCTTGTTCATGTGCGAAGGCAGCGACGTGACGTTGTACATCCAGTGGATGGCTCCCAGTTCCACGATGTCGTAGTACTTCTCGTGCCACGTCTTGAAGAATGGGGAGTTCAGGAATTTCTGCGGCAGCGACGGGATGAATTTTCCGGGTGAATACGGCACACCGATTTTCTGAGCAACCGCCATCGATTCGTGGTAGCTGTGCATGCCGCCGCCAACGAGATAACCGATGATCGCCAGCACGTACTGCTTCTTTTCTTCCAGGTTCAGGTTCGAACTGAACGCGATCGCCGCCTGCAGCAGAGTCCCGGTGGTTCCGGAAATGCCCGCGCCGAACAGCAGGTGACGCGCATCGACATCGTCGTAGTATCATCGGCCTCGTCGTGGCGAGTCCGGTTGAGATCTCGCGCGAACATGTCAACACCGCGGTTGCGGTTCACTGCCGTGGCCGGAACCTGTGCTCCCTGAGTTGTCGGAACAGTACCGCCGACGGTTGTCGGTGTCGCCTTTGTCGAAGCGTTGGTGCGGCCTCGCTGTTGGGGATCATCAAACCACGGCTTGCGAACGATTCCGCCGATGTTGTCATACGGGACCTGCTGAGGTCCGCCAAACTTCGGCAGGACTTTGCGGCCGATGGCGTCATGGATCGACATGATCTGGTCCAGCCTTCCGGTACGGAGAGCCTGGATCACTTCGCGCCAGAAGCGTTCCGGTCCGACGTCGTTCTTCGATTTTTCGGAGAACCGGCCGAAGCCCATTAGGGCCTGTTTCCGATTGTCGTCGTAAGTGTGCATGTAATGGCCGAATTCATCGAACAGCACCTGCTGGATCGATTTTGAAGGCGCTGCTGTGCTCTGTTGAAAGACACTTTTCGCAGCCTGGAAACGCTGACGGCTCGCGATTCCCTCAAGCCATTCGATCATGGCCCTGCTGACTTTCTGCACGGCATCCCGGGTCAGCGACATGTTGTTCAAGGCGATCATGCCGAGTTCCGATTCGCACAGCCGGCGGCGTTCATGGCTGAGTATCGAGTCGTATTTGCGAAGCTTGTACCGGGAGTTCTGCCCGAAGTTGCGGTCGTTCGTTCCGGAGTGGCCGCCCGTCTGAGCATAAACGACTCGGCCGGCGCTGGTGATCGCCCACGGAACGAAGCTGTTGCCGTTCTGGTATTCGCCGATGCTTTTGTAGCCCTTCGTCATTCGCGGCAGCTTGCCGTTGGGGCAGTTGATTTCCCGGATGACAACGTCCCTGACCACCGTCGGCTGTGTACGCTTTCCAAGCGTGACCGAAACGTCGTCGAATGTGCGAACAAGAAACTTCGTCATGGCTGGTATCTCCGTGGGTTTGCGTGTGGATTCGCTGATGTGAGCTGAGCGTGTACAATTGGCCAGATGCAGGCGATTTCGGATTCGGCGAGAAGCATCGCCGCCGGCCGCCTGTGGTGAGATGTTCAAGTCGCGTGACGTCGCGCCCCCGGAATTTCGAAATTCTTCTTTGTGCCCGTTTTTTCCTTCGGAACCGATGCTGAAATGGACGCGGCCGAACCGTTCAACCAGTTGATGGACCGCGTGAAGGCCGGTGACGCCACGGCGGCGCAGTCGTTGTGGAACCTGTATCACCCGGCGGTTCTGCGGTTGCTGCGGAAGCGGCTGCCGGCTCATCACCGGCGCGCGTTCGACGAGGACGATGTCGCCGCCAGTGCGTTCATGAGCTTCTTTGACGGCCTTGCCGCCGACCGGTTTCCGGATCTGACGGAACCGGACAATCTATGGAACCTGCTGGCTGTGATCGCCGGACGCAAGGCTCAGTCGTACGTCAGGTTTCACGGTCGAAAGAAACGCGGTGGAAGTGCGCTGCGAGGGGAATCCGCGTTCGCGCCGACGGAGGAACGTTCGGTCCGCGGAATCGAACAGGTGGACGGCGGCGATCATTCTCCGGCAACGGTTGTCGAGTTCGTCGACGAAGTGGACAACCTGCTGGCGGCACTGAAAGACGACGACCTGCGCACAATCGCGCTACTGAAACTGGACGGCTTTTCCGTCGCGGAAATCGCCGCGGAAGCCGGTATGACTCAGCGAGCCGTTCAGCGGCGGCTGGCGCTGATTCGTCAGACGTGGCGCGAGTCGGCCGGTGTTCCCAACTGACGGATGATTTGTCATGTCCCGCACGGTGTCCGATCAGGCTGACCTTCCGACGGCGG
The sequence above is a segment of the Planctomycetaceae bacterium genome. Coding sequences within it:
- a CDS encoding ATP-binding cassette domain-containing protein — its product is MVEHDPDFIEAADEVIEIGPAAGQDGGTVVFQGTPAELLRSNTVTGRSLAAAREMQRRANGTPSRPVDTEPPTAKVPQKKERSETRWLKLRNVNCHNIRGLDVDIPLGTICAVTGVSGSGKSSLIADALYPHVARMLGQVCDPPSDASVASIDGVSQIGGIEMLDQSSLKTSSRSVPATYVGAFDDIRGVLADTHEARKRNYKAGMFSFNSAKGGRCENCSGLGSVTIEMQFLADIETTCDVCGGKRFRADVLEVRYRDRSVCDILDMTSDDAFTFFNGHRRIQQRLNSLRQAGLGYVRLGQPISTLSGGECQRLRIASLLAGTDASAESPRTAGKASSAESAALGTLFILDEPSTGLHLHDIDQLMQCLNHLVEIGHSILVIEHDQSLIAHADYIIELGPGAGKSGGRIIFAGPQTGPDLVS
- a CDS encoding sigma-54-dependent Fis family transcriptional regulator, with product MAAAKWIERNEMLQNQGNDAFGSLIQLCGRQLADAVEADDLGEFLHRQLAELASELAAQWVAVLKRIPGPAWQTLAEHGRHSLSEKPVRIWDESLERESATIQDVSGGWSVFAFPLDRDNAVADLLVGATRSPDGQLASAGFLAAQALSLSARLADQNVQNLRRLDRLKSTLDIASKLSLAEEKAPLLELIASEATRLLDCDRASIFLWDRDRGEVEARPALGVPGGSLRLPANEGIVGDTLRTGQAVIVADAYDDPRFNQDVDRKSGYRTRNLVCVPLKDSDGTIVGAFECMNRHNDLPFTDEDVECLQQLGTQAAVAVRNLKERSLLHRSRDQLAAQVTSKVQIIGESSAIAALRDTIRRLSMTDLPVLVLGESGTGKEVAAQSLHYNGQRANSPFVAVNCAALTETLLESELFGHEQGAFTDAREARQGKFELADGGTLFLDEIGDMSPGGQAKLLRVLEQKVITRVGGSQAIPIDVRIVAATNANLAESVREKKFREDLYYRLSVVTLDLPALRDRPEDILPLAEHFLKHFATQARRPALQFTSEARRRLQAHTWPGNIRELRNLMERVAFLCPHDRVDVDDLAFILSPGQKSGDQPSLDMGLETATRVFQRDFIRRCIRQVNENMTDAAKLLGLHRSNLYRKMKQLEMKEVSGTE
- a CDS encoding Uma2 family endonuclease yields the protein MASVIHQRFSVVQYDRMIDAGIIAEDEPVELINGEIVRKMPIGKRHLATVNRLTQLLVNRLDSRAQVSTQNPVVFEDSEPEPDISVLAWRDDFYASGKPRAEDVALLIEVADASLEYDRDVKRPLYAQAHIADFWIVNLVSSVLEVHRDPQPDGSYASEQSLASGDLVRPLAFPDLELRVDEMLGI
- a CDS encoding ECF-type sigma factor, with the protein product MPVFSFGTDAEMDAAEPFNQLMDRVKAGDATAAQSLWNLYHPAVLRLLRKRLPAHHRRAFDEDDVAASAFMSFFDGLAADRFPDLTEPDNLWNLLAVIAGRKAQSYVRFHGRKKRGGSALRGESAFAPTEERSVRGIEQVDGGDHSPATVVEFVDEVDNLLAALKDDDLRTIALLKLDGFSVAEIAAEAGMTQRAVQRRLALIRQTWRESAGVPN